The following DNA comes from Nitrogeniibacter aestuarii.
TCGATTTCTACGACATCAAGGGTGACATCGAGGCCTTGTTCGCGCCTGCGCAGCTTCGCTTCGAGGCGGCTGAACACCCGGCGCTTCACCCGGGGCGCTCTGCTCGAATCCTTCTCGACGGCGACGATGTCGGCATGATCGGCGAAATTCACCCTAAATGGGTGCAGAAATACGATCTGGGTACGCCACCGGTTGTTTGCGAGATCGATGCCGATGCTGCGATGAGTTCAAAACTTCCAGTCTATGCCGTGATCTCGCGCCAACCTGCCGTGACCCGTGATATGGCGCTGGTGCTGAATCAAGATGTCAGTGTCGATAGCGTGCTGGACGCGCTCAGGACCGTTGAATCGCCGATCGTGAAGGGAATCGAACTGTTTGATGTCTATCAGGGCAAAGGCATCGATCCAGACAAAAAGAGCCTTGCTTTCAGGGTGTTGATGCAAGATACTCAACGAACCCTTGAAGACGCCGAGGTGGACGCTGCAGTTGCAGCACTCGTCCAGCGAGCCGAGGCAGACTTTGGTGCCCGCCTGCGTGGATAAGGGAAGTTATGATGACATTAACGAAGGCTGAACTGGCAGATCTGCTCTTCGAGCAGGTCGGTTTGAACAAGCGCGAAGCAAAGGACATGGTCGAGGGTTTCTTTGAAGAAATCCGGATGGCGCTGGAGCGTGGCGAGTGTGTGAAGTTGTCCGGTTTCGGTAACTTCCAGTTGCGCGACAAACCCCAGCGTCCGGGGCGCAACCCCAAGACCGGGGAAGAAATTCCCATCACGGCGCGTCGTGTGGTGACCTTTCATGCCAGTCAAAAGCTCAAAGCTGCTGTGGAATCCCTGAGCGATGCAGGAAAGTCCTAATACCGAAGGCAGTGACAGCCTTCCGCCGATCCCGGCCAAGCGTTACTTCACCATTGGTGAAGTGAGCGATCTGTGTGGTGTAAAACCACATGTGCTGCGCTACTGGGAGCAGGAGTTTACCCAGCTGAAGCCGGTCAAGCGGCGGGGTAACCGTCGCTACTACCAGCATCACGAGGTACGGCTGATTCGGCGGATTCGGGAGCTGCTCTACCAGGAAGGTTTCACTATTTCCGGTGCGCGAAACCAACTCAATGCGGCAGCGATTCATGTGCATGAAGATGCCCATGAAGCCGCCGAGTTGAAAGAACGGATCGGCGAAGCTCGTACCGTGCTGGGCAACTTGCTCAACGAGTTGAAAAAAGAGTGATTTGAATTGTGGTTTTGGCTCGCATTGCCTATAATTGCGGGCTCGTGTCGGGGCGTAGCGCAGCCTGGTAGCGCACTTGCATGGGGTGCAAGGGGTCGCGAGTTCGAATCCCGCCGCCCCGACCAAATTCAACATCTGGAGTTGACCACTCCAAACCACTGCAGACTGATAAAAACCCCTTTAAATCAGCCTGTTGCACGAAACCCGCCCGTCAAACCGGCGGGTTTTTTGTTGTCTGGAGTGGTCTGTTTTGGTCGCTTCCGTGGGACAGACGTGGGACAGAATTGGCTCTGTCCCAGTTGATGTCCCCCGCTCAATGGAGGCTCTGGATGGATACGTTGTCCCCCGATGTACTGGTAGATGTCTTCAAAACGTTGGAGATGACCCGAGGAAACCCTGGCGAACGCGTACCCGAGTTCATCAGCCGTGTGCTGTCCGAGTATGAACCGGAGTCATTGCGCCTCCTGATTCAAAAGGCCGTCTTGCATGTAGCTGAAGTTGTGGAGGTGTTACATGATGACGCGAGTAAGGAGCATGTCGAGGGTGTGTGGCGGTTGCTGCAAGATCCAACTAACCTGGAAGTGCTGGAGAAGGCCATAGCCGACACAAGTTGCGGATGAACGTGTTTGGCTTGACCGGTGTGGGCCTCGAGCACCGTCGAGATTAGATGCAACTCTTGGATCGGTGCGCAAACTCACCTCTGAGGGACTCTGATGCAAATACACGCGATAGCCTGTGGGCTATCAAACCAAGGCATAGAGTTAGTCTTTTGGCGGCCAGCCGGGTAGTAGGGAGTGTAGTAGAGGTTTCGTTCCAGCCTGCGGCCGAACAGGTTTGGTGAGACACAGTAAAAGGCCGAACGAAAGGGGCGCTGG
Coding sequences within:
- a CDS encoding integration host factor subunit alpha is translated as MTLTKAELADLLFEQVGLNKREAKDMVEGFFEEIRMALERGECVKLSGFGNFQLRDKPQRPGRNPKTGEEIPITARRVVTFHASQKLKAAVESLSDAGKS
- a CDS encoding MerR family transcriptional regulator is translated as MQESPNTEGSDSLPPIPAKRYFTIGEVSDLCGVKPHVLRYWEQEFTQLKPVKRRGNRRYYQHHEVRLIRRIRELLYQEGFTISGARNQLNAAAIHVHEDAHEAAELKERIGEARTVLGNLLNELKKE